One Bartonella tribocorum CIP 105476 genomic window carries:
- the pyk gene encoding pyruvate kinase, whose translation MKRARKVKIIATLGPSSFSRLMIEKLFRAGADVFRLNMSHTDCDTMGDLVKSIREVEKIVQRPIGILVDLQGPKLRIGHFAKGQEDLCVGQSFTLDHRDVAGDARRVFFPHEDVFSALKPGDRLLIDDGRVELRAEVCDDHFVQCRVVAGTRISDRKGVSFPDTVLPFDSMTSKDKADLQALLQYPVDWVALSFIQRPEDIIAVRQLTKSKVSLMAKIEKPQALEHIEKIIEISDGIMIARGDLGVEMPLERIPALQMELIKACRLAGKPVVVATQMLESMITSPVPTRAEVSDVATAVYSGTDAVMLSAESASGRYPEEAVLMMDKIARQIEQDHTYAAQVGAQHPAPESTGTDAISLAARQIAETLALAAIVAYTASGTTGVRASRERPNRPIIALSPIVETARRLALVWGLHCVVSDDAKNLEDMVDRAAAIAFQEGFCQGGDRFLVTAGVPLGTPGATNLLRIASVSPDGTKGI comes from the coding sequence GTGAAACGTGCCCGTAAAGTAAAAATTATTGCGACTCTTGGTCCTTCTTCTTTTTCCCGTTTAATGATTGAGAAGCTTTTTAGGGCAGGAGCAGATGTTTTTCGCCTTAATATGAGTCATACGGATTGTGACACAATGGGGGATTTGGTCAAGTCTATACGGGAGGTTGAAAAAATTGTTCAACGGCCCATCGGTATTTTGGTGGATCTTCAGGGACCAAAACTGCGTATTGGTCATTTTGCAAAAGGTCAAGAAGATTTATGTGTTGGGCAAAGCTTTACATTAGATCATCGCGATGTGGCTGGTGATGCACGGCGTGTTTTTTTTCCTCATGAGGATGTCTTTTCGGCACTTAAACCAGGGGATCGGTTGTTGATTGATGATGGAAGGGTGGAACTGCGCGCTGAAGTGTGTGATGATCATTTTGTTCAGTGTCGTGTGGTTGCTGGAACCCGTATTTCTGATCGAAAAGGTGTGAGTTTTCCTGATACAGTTTTGCCTTTTGATTCGATGACCTCAAAAGATAAGGCTGATCTTCAGGCTCTGTTACAGTACCCTGTTGATTGGGTTGCACTGTCTTTTATTCAGCGTCCAGAAGATATTATAGCGGTGCGTCAGTTGACGAAAAGCAAGGTGTCTTTGATGGCTAAAATAGAAAAGCCTCAAGCCTTGGAGCATATAGAGAAGATTATTGAAATCTCCGATGGTATTATGATTGCACGGGGTGATCTCGGTGTGGAAATGCCTCTGGAAAGGATTCCTGCACTTCAGATGGAGCTGATAAAAGCTTGTCGTTTAGCTGGAAAACCGGTTGTGGTGGCAACACAAATGCTCGAATCAATGATCACATCTCCTGTTCCCACACGCGCAGAAGTCTCAGATGTGGCTACCGCGGTTTATTCAGGAACAGATGCGGTGATGTTGTCGGCTGAATCGGCTTCTGGTCGTTATCCGGAAGAGGCAGTGCTTATGATGGACAAAATCGCGCGGCAAATTGAACAAGATCACACCTATGCCGCTCAAGTTGGAGCACAACATCCTGCACCAGAATCAACAGGAACCGATGCGATTTCTCTTGCAGCACGTCAGATTGCTGAAACACTTGCGTTAGCAGCTATCGTTGCCTATACGGCTTCAGGAACAACAGGGGTGCGCGCCTCTCGTGAACGTCCCAATAGACCGATTATTGCTTTATCTCCCATTGTGGAAACCGCACGGCGTTTGGCTCTCGTTTGGGGGCTTCATTGTGTGGTGAGCGATGATGCAAAGAATTTAGAGGATATGGTTGATCGAGCAGCAGCCATAGCGTTTCAGGAAGGTTTTTGCCAAGGAGGAGATCGCTTTCTTGTGACAGCCGGTGTTCCCCTTGGAACACCAGGTGCTACCAATCTCTTGCGTATTGCTTCTGTTTCTCCAGATGGCACGAAGGGGATTTGA
- a CDS encoding phosphoglycerate kinase: MVFRTLDDVDVLGKRVLVRVDFNVPMALGKVCDETRLVRHKETLVELQKRGAKLILLSHCGRPKGKIEPEFSLRPVVSVLEKIINQPVAFAPDCIGSTVQVAVEALQNGDVLLLENVRFYAGEEKNDCSFAGALAHNGDLYVNDAFSVSHRAHASVEGITRLLPSYAGRSLQGELQALEKGLGNPTRPVVALVGGAKVSSKLFVLNHLVEKVDTLVIGGGMANSFLAAQGIHVGKSLCEHTLMETVKKIIKKAQECHCTLLLPVDVVVGFRFEKDAPHRLYDIGDIPEEGMILDIGTRSIVHINSVIDKAATLVWNGPLGVFEMPPFDKGTIAVARHAAERSLTGRLVSIAGGGDTVFALNHADVANDFTYLSTAGGAFLEWMEGKVLPGILALMQP, translated from the coding sequence ATGGTGTTTCGTACGCTTGATGATGTTGATGTTTTGGGCAAACGTGTTCTTGTGCGCGTGGATTTTAATGTTCCTATGGCATTGGGTAAAGTTTGTGATGAGACGCGTCTTGTTCGCCATAAAGAAACACTCGTTGAGCTGCAAAAGCGTGGCGCTAAGCTTATTCTGCTTTCTCATTGTGGTCGCCCCAAAGGAAAGATCGAGCCGGAATTTTCACTCCGTCCTGTTGTGTCAGTGCTGGAAAAAATCATTAATCAGCCGGTTGCTTTTGCTCCGGACTGTATTGGTTCTACGGTGCAGGTGGCGGTGGAGGCATTGCAAAATGGGGATGTTTTACTGCTCGAAAATGTTCGTTTTTATGCCGGTGAGGAAAAAAATGATTGTTCTTTTGCCGGAGCTTTGGCTCATAATGGGGATCTTTATGTCAATGATGCTTTTTCGGTTTCTCATCGTGCCCATGCTTCGGTGGAGGGAATAACGCGTTTGTTGCCCTCTTATGCGGGGCGCTCTTTACAAGGTGAGTTGCAGGCTTTAGAAAAAGGGCTCGGAAATCCAACGCGTCCTGTCGTTGCACTTGTAGGAGGGGCAAAAGTTTCCAGTAAGCTTTTTGTTCTCAATCATTTGGTGGAAAAAGTTGACACCTTGGTGATTGGAGGGGGAATGGCCAACAGTTTTTTAGCTGCGCAAGGTATCCATGTGGGAAAGTCACTGTGTGAACACACATTGATGGAAACGGTCAAAAAAATCATTAAAAAAGCGCAAGAGTGTCACTGTACACTTCTGCTCCCTGTGGATGTTGTCGTTGGATTTCGCTTTGAAAAAGATGCTCCACATCGTCTTTATGATATTGGTGATATTCCTGAAGAGGGCATGATATTGGATATTGGGACACGCTCTATTGTCCATATCAATAGCGTGATAGATAAGGCTGCTACCCTTGTGTGGAATGGACCCCTTGGTGTTTTTGAGATGCCTCCTTTTGATAAAGGAACAATTGCTGTTGCACGCCATGCCGCAGAACGCAGCCTGACGGGCAGGTTGGTTTCAATTGCGGGAGGGGGCGATACGGTTTTTGCTCTTAATCATGCTGATGTTGCTAATGATTTTACTTATCTCTCAACTGCAGGAGGGGCTTTTTTGGAATGGATGGAAGGGAAGGTTCTGCCTGGGATTCTCGCCCTTATGCAGCCTTAA
- a CDS encoding cell division protein ZapA, with translation METVSVTIDGKNYRMACNKGQERHLIALAAQLDQYITHLKKNFGEIGDHRLSVMAGIMIIDEMEEIKRENKKLQEDYNALLRLHNEKERTMEKIMRDTTQRIENLTNQLLKDDQYSTNIQEQEQEDF, from the coding sequence ATGGAAACCGTTTCCGTTACCATTGATGGTAAAAATTATCGCATGGCTTGTAATAAAGGACAAGAACGTCATCTTATTGCGCTTGCCGCTCAATTGGATCAATATATCACTCATCTAAAGAAAAATTTTGGTGAAATTGGCGATCATCGTTTATCGGTTATGGCTGGCATAATGATTATCGATGAAATGGAAGAAATAAAACGAGAAAATAAAAAGTTACAAGAAGACTACAATGCTCTTTTACGCCTTCACAATGAAAAGGAGCGCACCATGGAAAAAATTATGCGTGACACCACACAACGCATTGAAAATCTCACCAACCAATTACTCAAAGATGATCAATACAGCACAAACATTCAAGAACAAGAACAGGAAGACTTCTAA
- the tkt gene encoding transketolase, giving the protein MTNTLQQNQMANAIRFLAIDAIEKANSGHPGLPMGAADIATVLYTQFLAHDPKNPRWPNRDRFVLSAGHGSMLLYALLYLSGYEDICIEDLKDFRQLGAKLAGHPEYGHAAGIETTTGPLGQGLANAVGMALAERLQNARFGDLINHYTYVLVGDGCLMEGISQEAISLAGHLKLHKLIVLWDDNNISIDGEISLADSTDQCARFKASGWNTVKVDGHSQTAIAHAIEEAKNSDKPTLIACKTTIGFGAPNKAGTNKVHGSPLGVREIAETRIALGWEAEPFVIPADILDNWRLAGLNAAKRRQKWEEKLAALSVSERVEFERLMRGDLVGGFDGAVDAYKQKLVEECPVVATRKASEMALEVINEVVSETIGGSADLTGSNNTKSSQMKSISANDFSGRYLHYGIREHAMGAIMNGLALHGGFIPYGGTFLCFSDYMRPAMRLSSLMGLRVIYVMTHDSIGLGEDGPTHQPVEHLACLRAMPNHLVFRPADAMETVECWQLALKARGTPSTLALSRQNLPLLRQEYEEENLCMLGAYELLTASDEAQVTLFASGSELQIAVKAHAVLEEKGIPTRVVSVPCFELFSQQSCSYQRALIGDAPIKIAIEAAVAQGWDRFIGCDGVFIGMEGFGASGTIDDLYAHFGITWENVVATAEGELEKIEEEKTK; this is encoded by the coding sequence ATGACAAATACCCTCCAACAGAATCAGATGGCCAATGCTATCCGTTTTCTCGCTATTGATGCGATTGAAAAAGCAAATTCTGGCCATCCAGGCTTGCCAATGGGGGCAGCCGATATTGCTACGGTTCTTTATACACAATTCCTTGCTCATGATCCTAAAAATCCTCGTTGGCCAAACCGTGATCGTTTCGTCTTATCAGCAGGACATGGATCGATGTTGCTTTATGCTCTGCTGTATCTTTCTGGTTATGAAGATATCTGTATTGAGGATCTCAAAGACTTTCGCCAATTAGGGGCAAAGCTTGCGGGGCATCCAGAATATGGGCATGCGGCAGGAATTGAAACAACGACGGGACCTCTCGGACAAGGGTTGGCTAATGCCGTGGGGATGGCGCTGGCAGAACGTCTGCAAAATGCCCGTTTTGGCGATCTTATCAACCATTATACTTACGTGTTGGTGGGGGATGGATGCTTGATGGAAGGAATTTCGCAAGAAGCAATTTCCTTAGCTGGGCATTTAAAACTTCACAAGCTTATCGTGTTGTGGGATGATAATAATATTTCTATCGATGGAGAGATTTCCCTTGCGGATAGCACAGATCAGTGTGCGCGTTTTAAGGCATCTGGTTGGAATACAGTCAAAGTCGATGGACATAGCCAAACAGCCATTGCACATGCCATTGAAGAGGCGAAAAATTCTGATAAACCAACTTTAATCGCTTGTAAAACAACAATCGGTTTTGGAGCGCCGAATAAAGCGGGAACCAATAAAGTTCATGGATCCCCTTTAGGCGTGCGAGAAATTGCTGAGACCCGTATCGCCTTGGGGTGGGAGGCAGAGCCTTTCGTTATTCCAGCCGATATTCTCGATAATTGGCGTTTAGCAGGGCTTAATGCCGCTAAAAGGCGACAAAAATGGGAAGAAAAATTGGCGGCTCTTTCTGTCTCAGAACGGGTCGAGTTTGAAAGATTGATGCGTGGTGATCTCGTGGGTGGATTTGATGGCGCTGTCGATGCTTATAAACAGAAACTCGTTGAAGAGTGTCCTGTGGTTGCTACGCGTAAAGCTTCGGAAATGGCTCTTGAAGTGATCAATGAAGTCGTGAGTGAGACCATTGGTGGTTCTGCCGATTTAACAGGATCTAATAATACAAAAAGCAGTCAGATGAAAAGTATCTCTGCGAATGATTTTTCAGGACGCTATCTCCATTATGGCATTCGTGAACATGCCATGGGTGCTATAATGAATGGGCTCGCTCTTCATGGGGGCTTTATTCCTTATGGAGGGACGTTTTTATGCTTTTCTGACTATATGCGTCCCGCTATGCGCTTATCTTCTCTCATGGGGTTGCGGGTGATTTATGTCATGACCCATGATTCTATCGGGCTTGGAGAAGATGGTCCAACCCATCAACCCGTGGAGCATTTGGCTTGCCTGCGTGCTATGCCTAATCATCTTGTGTTCCGTCCTGCTGATGCTATGGAAACAGTCGAGTGTTGGCAATTGGCTTTGAAAGCACGCGGAACGCCTTCCACCTTGGCGTTGAGCCGACAAAATCTACCGCTGCTGCGTCAAGAATATGAAGAAGAAAATCTCTGTATGCTTGGGGCTTATGAATTGTTAACGGCCAGTGATGAGGCGCAAGTGACTTTGTTTGCTTCCGGTTCAGAATTGCAAATTGCGGTCAAAGCCCATGCGGTCTTAGAAGAAAAAGGCATCCCAACGCGTGTGGTTTCTGTGCCTTGTTTTGAACTCTTTTCTCAACAATCTTGTTCCTATCAGCGTGCTCTCATTGGAGATGCGCCGATTAAAATCGCCATTGAAGCTGCCGTTGCCCAAGGATGGGACCGTTTTATTGGCTGTGATGGCGTGTTTATTGGCATGGAGGGGTTTGGTGCAAGTGGAACAATTGATGATCTTTATGCGCATTTTGGTATTACTTGGGAAAATGTCGTTGCTACCGCTGAAGGAGAGCTGGAAAAGATCGAAGAGGAAAAGACAAAATGA
- a CDS encoding DUF1036 domain-containing protein translates to MVCFENLHYREIFLILKKQCWAFETRLKVFLLSILLLFPFSVCVKADFRVCNTTQQSVGIALGYRTFSGWVSEGWWVVPVTECKTLIEGPLASRFYYFYAEGAQKKGNWAGSVTMCVQDSQFTIQGVHDCFPRGYQKAEFQEIDTGNQTSWMVQLTDDSLLNNSVVPSFSGSSPP, encoded by the coding sequence ATGGTTTGTTTTGAGAATTTGCATTATAGAGAAATTTTTTTGATTTTGAAAAAGCAATGTTGGGCGTTTGAGACAAGATTAAAGGTTTTTCTCTTGAGCATTTTGCTCTTGTTTCCCTTTAGTGTTTGTGTAAAAGCAGACTTTAGGGTGTGTAATACGACCCAACAGTCTGTGGGGATTGCTCTTGGATATCGTACGTTTTCAGGGTGGGTGAGCGAAGGATGGTGGGTGGTTCCCGTGACAGAATGTAAAACCTTAATCGAAGGACCTCTTGCCTCGCGGTTCTATTATTTTTATGCGGAAGGGGCGCAAAAAAAAGGAAACTGGGCAGGCTCTGTAACCATGTGTGTGCAAGATAGCCAATTTACCATTCAGGGGGTTCATGATTGTTTTCCTCGAGGATATCAAAAGGCTGAGTTTCAGGAAATCGACACCGGTAATCAAACCAGTTGGATGGTACAGTTAACGGATGATTCTTTACTCAACAATTCAGTTGTCCCTTCTTTTTCAGGAAGTTCTCCACCGTGA
- a CDS encoding ABC transporter transmembrane domain-containing protein produces MKLYRHSEKSTKSSLEKSSFSSLAIFVPYLLRYRWLFIFAFLALSVAALVTLALPIAIRQMFDHGFSRSSHGHINFYFGILFLLALILAFSSACRYYCVITLGERIVADLRRDVFIHIMKLSPAFFDRSHSGEIVSRLLTDTTQIKLAVGSTASTALRQLIIVIGAVVMMVITNAKLSLLVLAAIPVVAIPLVAFGRRVRTRTRAAQDRVADANAVATEQVSAIRTVQAFTAEKFVATRFSRMIERAFQTARASVILRSFFTGFAIFLVFSSVVAVLWIGSHDVLNGTMTGGTLGQFVLYAVFGASTFAQLSELGAELIQAAGAAERLAELLQEKPMILAPKNPLSLERPVRGELIFDHVDFTYPSRPQEKILRSLSFSINAGETVAFVGASGAGKSTIFSLILRFYDPTSGKIRLDGLEIDRLSLQDLRGAISYVPQDVAIFDGTLRDNIVFGTENALEEEIIAAAKAANAFEFIETLPDGLETQVGERGIMLSGGQKQRIGIARAILRNAPLLLLDEATSALDAKSEKLVQEALEGLMQNRTTLVIAHRLATILKADRILVMDKGALVEEGTHAELVAKNGVYAYLAKLQFSPE; encoded by the coding sequence ATGAAATTATATCGTCATTCAGAAAAATCTACAAAATCCTCTCTTGAGAAATCTTCCTTTTCTTCGCTTGCCATTTTTGTTCCTTATCTTTTGCGCTATCGTTGGTTGTTTATCTTTGCCTTTCTTGCTTTGTCTGTTGCAGCTCTTGTCACATTAGCTTTACCCATAGCGATCCGCCAAATGTTTGATCATGGATTTTCTCGCTCAAGCCATGGACATATCAATTTTTACTTTGGCATTTTGTTTTTATTAGCCTTGATTCTCGCCTTTTCTTCAGCTTGCCGTTATTATTGTGTCATCACCTTGGGAGAACGGATTGTTGCCGATTTACGACGGGATGTGTTTATCCATATTATGAAACTTTCGCCAGCTTTTTTTGATCGGTCGCATTCAGGCGAGATTGTTTCAAGACTTCTAACAGATACGACACAAATAAAACTGGCTGTTGGCTCGACAGCTTCTACCGCGTTGCGTCAGTTGATTATCGTGATCGGGGCTGTCGTGATGATGGTGATCACCAATGCTAAATTATCTTTGCTGGTTCTGGCTGCTATTCCTGTTGTGGCAATTCCTTTGGTGGCTTTTGGACGCAGGGTACGTACACGCACACGCGCGGCGCAAGATCGTGTCGCCGATGCTAATGCTGTTGCAACAGAACAGGTTAGCGCTATTCGTACGGTACAAGCTTTTACCGCTGAAAAATTTGTTGCGACACGTTTTTCACGGATGATAGAACGCGCCTTTCAGACAGCACGGGCTTCTGTAATTTTGCGTTCCTTTTTTACTGGTTTTGCGATTTTTTTGGTTTTTAGCAGTGTGGTGGCTGTTTTGTGGATTGGATCGCATGATGTTTTGAATGGGACGATGACAGGGGGGACATTAGGGCAATTTGTCCTTTATGCCGTTTTTGGAGCCTCAACCTTTGCGCAATTATCAGAACTGGGGGCAGAACTCATTCAAGCAGCAGGTGCGGCTGAACGATTGGCCGAATTGTTGCAGGAAAAACCTATGATTTTAGCACCTAAAAATCCTTTATCATTGGAGCGCCCTGTTCGAGGCGAACTTATTTTTGATCATGTTGATTTTACCTATCCTTCTCGACCACAAGAGAAGATTTTACGCTCGCTTTCCTTTTCTATCAACGCCGGTGAAACAGTTGCTTTTGTTGGTGCTTCAGGGGCGGGGAAAAGTACCATTTTTTCTTTAATCCTGCGTTTTTATGACCCAACAAGTGGAAAAATTCGGTTGGATGGTCTGGAAATTGATCGCCTTTCTCTGCAAGATTTACGTGGTGCAATCTCTTATGTTCCGCAAGATGTTGCTATTTTTGATGGTACATTGCGCGATAATATTGTTTTTGGGACTGAAAATGCCCTGGAAGAGGAAATTATTGCGGCTGCTAAAGCAGCCAATGCCTTTGAATTTATTGAAACTTTGCCTGATGGCTTGGAGACACAAGTTGGAGAACGTGGGATCATGCTTTCTGGGGGGCAAAAACAGCGCATTGGTATTGCACGGGCGATTTTAAGAAATGCACCGCTCTTGCTGCTTGATGAAGCGACATCTGCTTTAGATGCAAAAAGTGAAAAACTTGTGCAAGAAGCCTTAGAAGGTTTGATGCAAAACCGTACAACATTGGTGATTGCGCACCGTTTGGCAACCATTTTAAAAGCGGATCGTATTCTCGTGATGGATAAAGGCGCTCTTGTGGAAGAAGGAACCCATGCAGAACTTGTGGCAAAAAATGGTGTTTATGCTTATCTTGCAAAATTGCAATTTTCACCCGAATAA
- a CDS encoding DUF4164 domain-containing protein, protein MNQETTVLQDALEHLEKALRTLEITIINRNAVIDKNNEWEEEIQRMNADRSHLAQALDKAEAQIERLESVNKEVSKRLIKAMETIRVVIDR, encoded by the coding sequence ATGAACCAAGAGACTACGGTTCTACAAGATGCTCTAGAGCACCTAGAAAAAGCACTTAGAACCTTAGAGATCACCATAATAAACCGCAACGCTGTTATTGATAAAAATAACGAATGGGAAGAAGAAATTCAACGAATGAATGCTGACCGCAGCCATCTTGCCCAAGCGCTTGACAAAGCTGAAGCCCAAATTGAACGCTTAGAATCTGTTAACAAAGAAGTTTCCAAACGCCTTATTAAAGCAATGGAAACGATTCGTGTCGTCATTGATAGATAA
- a CDS encoding class I fructose-bisphosphate aldolase → MTERLEDIALSLVQAGKGILAADESTATIGKRFESIGVESNEDRRRAYREMLFSAKEAMQNAISGVILFDETIRQKASTGQMLTNLIRDAGALPGIKVDTGAKPLAAFPQETITEGLDGLRERLKDYYTLGARFAKWRAVIAINADTLPTRGAINQNAHALARYAALCQELNIVPIVEPEVLMDGPSCGHSIARCFEVTGAVLQTVFKELFEARVVLEGMILKPNMVIDGKDARKAGVEEVAEKTVCVLKQTVPSAVPGIAFLSGGQSDQEATAHLSAMNSLGALPWKLTFSYGRALQAAALKAWAGKDENIAIAQKAFHHRAQMNHLAALGQWTKSQEKVSA, encoded by the coding sequence ATGACTGAACGGCTTGAAGATATTGCACTTTCTCTTGTGCAGGCGGGTAAAGGTATTTTAGCAGCAGATGAAAGTACGGCGACCATTGGAAAGCGTTTTGAAAGCATTGGTGTTGAATCCAATGAAGATAGGCGCCGTGCTTATCGTGAAATGCTTTTTAGTGCAAAAGAAGCTATGCAAAACGCTATCTCTGGAGTCATTTTATTTGATGAAACCATTCGACAAAAAGCATCAACAGGGCAAATGTTGACGAATCTTATTCGTGATGCAGGGGCATTACCAGGAATTAAAGTTGATACGGGTGCGAAACCCTTAGCTGCTTTTCCTCAAGAGACAATTACCGAAGGGTTAGATGGTCTTCGTGAACGGTTAAAAGACTATTATACTTTGGGCGCACGTTTTGCTAAGTGGCGGGCGGTGATTGCCATTAATGCAGATACCTTACCAACAAGAGGCGCTATCAATCAAAATGCACACGCTCTTGCACGCTATGCTGCTTTATGTCAGGAACTCAATATCGTGCCGATTGTGGAGCCGGAAGTGCTGATGGATGGACCGTCGTGCGGGCATTCCATTGCACGTTGCTTTGAGGTGACAGGCGCTGTTTTACAGACTGTCTTTAAAGAATTATTTGAAGCCCGTGTTGTTTTAGAGGGGATGATTTTAAAACCCAATATGGTGATTGATGGCAAGGATGCGCGCAAGGCTGGTGTTGAAGAGGTGGCTGAAAAGACTGTTTGTGTGCTTAAACAAACTGTACCTTCTGCTGTTCCAGGAATTGCTTTTCTCTCTGGTGGGCAGTCAGATCAGGAAGCAACGGCGCATTTATCAGCCATGAATTCTTTGGGCGCATTGCCTTGGAAATTGACCTTTTCCTATGGACGTGCTTTGCAAGCGGCTGCTTTAAAAGCATGGGCTGGAAAAGATGAGAATATTGCTATTGCACAAAAAGCATTTCATCACCGTGCGCAGATGAACCATCTTGCGGCTTTAGGACAATGGACAAAGAGCCAAGAAAAGGTGAGCGCTTGA
- a CDS encoding DUF2312 domain-containing protein, whose protein sequence is MNDTVTDQTHAISVNQLRSFIERIERLEEEKKTISDDIKDVYTELKGSGFDSKAVRSIIRLRKKEEHERMEEEAIIELYKNALGMN, encoded by the coding sequence ATGAATGATACAGTAACCGACCAAACACACGCTATATCCGTCAACCAATTACGCTCTTTTATCGAACGAATCGAACGACTAGAAGAAGAAAAAAAAACTATTTCTGACGATATCAAAGACGTATACACGGAACTTAAAGGCTCTGGTTTTGACAGCAAAGCGGTTCGAAGCATCATACGGTTGCGTAAAAAAGAAGAGCATGAACGAATGGAAGAAGAAGCAATCATTGAGCTTTATAAAAATGCGCTTGGGATGAATTAA
- the gap gene encoding type I glyceraldehyde-3-phosphate dehydrogenase, which produces MTVRVAINGFGRIGRNILRALIESGRKDIEVVAINDLGSVETNAHLLRYDSVHGRFPGDVKVVGDAIDVGSGLIKVCAERDPVQLPWKDLDIDIALECTGIFTACDKAKAHLDAGAKRVLVSAPSEGADLTVVYGVNHQSLNKEHRVVSNASCTTNCLAPVAQVLHNTVGIENGFMTTIHSYTGDQPVLDTMHRDLYRARAAALSMIPTSTGAAKAVGLVLPELKGLLDGVSIRVPTPNVSVVDLTFTAKRSTTIEEINTAIATAARGSLKGILDTTQEKLVSCDFNHNPHSAIFHNDQTKVIDGKLCRVLVWYDNEWGFSNRMSDTAVAFAKTI; this is translated from the coding sequence ATGACAGTTCGTGTTGCAATTAATGGGTTTGGTCGTATTGGACGCAATATTTTACGGGCGCTGATAGAAAGTGGACGAAAAGATATTGAAGTGGTTGCAATTAATGATTTAGGATCGGTGGAAACAAACGCCCATTTATTGCGCTATGATTCAGTTCATGGGCGTTTTCCTGGGGATGTTAAGGTAGTGGGGGATGCCATTGATGTGGGGAGTGGTTTAATAAAGGTATGCGCGGAGCGTGATCCTGTACAATTGCCTTGGAAAGATTTAGATATCGATATTGCGTTGGAATGTACGGGCATTTTTACGGCGTGTGATAAAGCAAAGGCGCATTTGGATGCGGGGGCAAAGCGTGTGCTTGTTTCTGCGCCTTCTGAAGGAGCCGATCTTACCGTGGTATACGGGGTTAATCATCAATCTTTAAATAAAGAGCATCGCGTTGTTTCAAATGCTTCTTGTACAACCAATTGCTTAGCCCCTGTTGCACAAGTTTTGCACAACACGGTGGGTATCGAAAATGGATTCATGACAACAATCCATTCTTATACGGGTGATCAACCTGTGTTGGATACCATGCATCGTGATCTTTATCGGGCGCGTGCGGCTGCTCTTTCGATGATTCCTACTTCAACCGGGGCAGCAAAAGCTGTGGGATTGGTTTTGCCAGAATTAAAGGGATTGCTTGATGGGGTGTCCATTCGTGTTCCAACCCCGAATGTTTCTGTGGTAGATTTGACATTTACTGCTAAGCGTTCCACAACAATTGAAGAAATTAATACGGCTATTGCGACTGCTGCACGCGGTTCCTTAAAGGGAATTTTGGACACTACGCAAGAAAAGCTTGTGAGTTGTGATTTTAATCATAATCCTCATTCAGCCATTTTCCATAATGATCAAACCAAAGTGATTGATGGTAAGCTCTGTCGTGTTCTGGTTTGGTATGATAATGAATGGGGCTTTTCTAACCGTATGAGTGATACGGCTGTGGCTTTTGCCAAGACAATATAA
- the rpmE gene encoding 50S ribosomal protein L31 encodes MKANIHPNYHKITVVMTDGTQYTTRSTWGKEGDTLNLDIDPRTHPAWTGGSQTLVDRGGRLSKFKNRFGNIGM; translated from the coding sequence ATGAAAGCGAATATTCATCCTAACTATCACAAAATTACCGTTGTTATGACGGATGGAACTCAATATACAACGCGCTCCACTTGGGGAAAAGAAGGGGATACGCTCAATCTAGATATTGATCCAAGAACACATCCAGCATGGACAGGTGGGTCCCAGACACTTGTAGACCGTGGCGGTCGCCTTTCTAAGTTCAAAAATCGTTTTGGCAATATTGGTATGTAA